The sequence ACAACGTCGGCGGATCGGTGATCGTCCTGTGGGGCCGCAGGACGGGTATCTCGGGCCAGGACTCCGTCCGTATCGGCGCACCGGCGAACGCCGATGTCGGCGCCGACATCACCGCGGGCGATTTCGACGGCGACGGTCACACGGATCTGTTCTTGGACAACAGCGAGGACTACGACTACCGCGACGTCCTCTACGGGCCGTTCGACCGGGCCGGCGCACCCGCACGCGAGCAGCAGATACTGGCGTTCAGCTCCGACAACACGATCTGCTCCACCGCGGCCGGCGACTTCAACGGCGACGGCATCGAGGACCTCGCGACCTTCTACGTCTACGAGAACCACGCCGAGGGCGGCAAGCTCTGGCTCGGCACGAAGGACGGTCTGTCCACGGTCTCGCAGCGGCTGTCCTCCGCGGGCACCACCGCCGTCGCCGACTTCGACCAGGACGGTTACGCCGATCTCGCCACCCGCGTCTTCCCGGGCGGCGACACCGAGATGGTCGACGACCCGGGGACCGTCAAGATCTACTACGGTTCGGCCGCGGGCCCCAGCCAGACCCGCACGCAGACCATCACACAGCAGACCGCGGGCGTGCCCGGCGTGAGTGAGAAGAACGACGCCTTCGGCGGGCGGCTGAGCGCGGGCGACGCGAACGGCGACGGATATCCCGACCTGGCCGTGGGTGTCCCCGGTGAGGCGATCGGCTCGGTGGCCAAGGCCGGTTCCGTGGTCCTCCTCAAGGGCGGCAGGGGCGGACTCACCGGCACGGGCGCGCAGGCCTTCCACCAGGACACCGCGAACGTGCCGGGGGTCGCCGAGAAGAACGACGTGTTCGGCGGCTCGCTGCGGCTGCTCGACGTGACGGGTGACGGAAAGGCGGACCTGACCGTCGGCGCGCCGGGAGAGGACCTCGGCACGGTCAGGAACGGCGGCGCGGTGTGGCTGCTGCGCGGCGCGACAGCCGGCCTGACGGCTTCGAAGTCGGCCGCGCACAACCCCGTGGACCTCGGAACGCCGTCGGCACAGGCCGAGTACGGCGAGAACCTCAGCGGTGACAACGGCCCGGGCGTAGAGATCCGCTAGCCACCGCTGCCCGACCGACGAGTCGACCGCCCTGCCGCTTCCGGTGCCTGCCGCTCGGGCAGGCACCGGCCCCTGAATCCTTGGCGTCCTAGCCGGTGACCCGGAAGACGTGGCTGCCCGCACCGACGGTGAAGCGGGCGTAGCCGTCCCTGCGCTCGCCGCCCTTCGCCGCCGCCGGTGCGTGTGCCTTCTGCCGGGCCGTCACCGGTACGAGGACTTCGGCGGTCGACCCCACGGGCACGTCGACGCGCAGGGTGACTTGTCCCTTCTTCCGGGTCCATGACGAGGCGATCCGGCCGAACGGCGACTCGACGTGGGCGGAGGCGTGTGTCAGGTCGCCGACGAGGCTGGGGCGGATCCTCACCTTCGTGTAACCGGGTGCGGCGGGTTCGATCCCGGCGACACCCTGGTAGAGCCAGTCGTCCACCGTGCCCATGAACGCGTGGTCGTGCGAGCGCGAGTTCGCGTTCCACTCCTCCCACATGGTCGTGGCGCCCAGGCTCTCGAACCAGTAACCCCAGCCTGGATAGGTCGGGTTGGTGGCCACGGTGTACGCCAGGTCGGCGTGCCCGGCCTCGGTGAGGACCGGCAGGAGCACCTTGGTGCCGAGCGCGCCGGTGTCCAGATGGTCGTCACGGGTGTGGATGTCGTCGACGAGACTGTCGATCACGGCCCGTCGGTGCTCCTCGGGCACCAGGCCGAAACTCAGCGGGAGAAGGTTCGACGTCTGGCGGTAGCCCGCGTCC is a genomic window of Streptomyces sp. NBC_00414 containing:
- a CDS encoding FG-GAP-like repeat-containing protein, which codes for MAAALIGTFSVPIVAGTASAAGRATTVREDFNGDGYQDVAVAAPGATVGGHTWAGYITVTYGSANGLDTAHTTVIDQDSPGVPGVSADNGVFGYSMVPRDLDGDGLTDLALTTREYRPEDNVGGSVIVLWGRRTGISGQDSVRIGAPANADVGADITAGDFDGDGHTDLFLDNSEDYDYRDVLYGPFDRAGAPAREQQILAFSSDNTICSTAAGDFNGDGIEDLATFYVYENHAEGGKLWLGTKDGLSTVSQRLSSAGTTAVADFDQDGYADLATRVFPGGDTEMVDDPGTVKIYYGSAAGPSQTRTQTITQQTAGVPGVSEKNDAFGGRLSAGDANGDGYPDLAVGVPGEAIGSVAKAGSVVLLKGGRGGLTGTGAQAFHQDTANVPGVAEKNDVFGGSLRLLDVTGDGKADLTVGAPGEDLGTVRNGGAVWLLRGATAGLTASKSAAHNPVDLGTPSAQAEYGENLSGDNGPGVEIR